One Elgaria multicarinata webbii isolate HBS135686 ecotype San Diego chromosome 6, rElgMul1.1.pri, whole genome shotgun sequence DNA segment encodes these proteins:
- the RPL37 gene encoding large ribosomal subunit protein eL37: MTKGTSSFGKRRNKTHTLCRRCGSKAYHLQKSTCGKCGYPAKRKRKYNWSAKAKRRNTTGTGRMRHLKKVYRRFRNGFREGTAPKPKRAAVAASSSS; the protein is encoded by the exons ATG ACGAAAGGAACATCGTCCTTTGGCAAGCGCCGCAATAAGACGCACACTTTGTGCCGTCGCTGTGGGTCCAAGGCCTACCATCTCCAGAAGTCcacctgtggaaaatgtggatatcCTGCTAAACGCAAGAGAAAGT ATAACTGGAGTGCTAAAGCCAAGAGACGCAATACTACCGGGACTGGCCGTATGAGGCATCTGAAAAAAGTCTACCGTAGATTCAG GAATGGATTCCGTGAAGGAACAGCTCCAAAGCCCAAGAGAGCAGCCGTTGCAGCTTCCAGTTCATCTTAA